In Mercenaria mercenaria strain notata chromosome 13, MADL_Memer_1, whole genome shotgun sequence, a single window of DNA contains:
- the LOC128547719 gene encoding uncharacterized protein LOC128547719, which produces MKIYKSGKWTQVKQVVIRQYVCADILLEFLENKLDIAPGEITINRAHRLGFRNFQRKGSRPIIVNFRDHADVVLIMSRTNRLKGSTISTDYDFPIEIQEARSRLWPSYKQYQSLNKYSKVKIVYPAKLLVDGVVVRDEMPDWDQCIRNSRLPNISYISNNAGRHSNSQYANAVPENPIPQVQPNPASHIVHPTNGQFMSQTNSYSGETLINDTRMTNTNQAVPNFPQQSQPYPPLQTLPNVPQYVPHMQAQRMPVNYVPVAPDMSASPNMCNLLLPDEHDTRLTHVHSMAQQTHLCNTARTEELQAHVRASIIPSISPQQIHANFPVVLQQGQPQQQSPAPVVSQQQQAPAPVVSQQQQASAPVVSQQQQAPAPVVSQQQQAPAPVVSQQQQASAPVVSQQQQAPAPVVSQQQQAFAPVVSQHQQAPAPVVSQQQQASAPVVSQQQQTPAPVVSQQQQAPAPVVSQQQQASAPVVSQQQQAPAPVVSQQQQAPAPVVSQQQQASAPVVSQQQQAPAPVVSQQQQASAPVVSQQQEAPAPVVSQQQQASAPVVSQQQEAPAPVVSQQQQASAPVQQAPAPVVSQQQQAPAPVVSQQQQASAPVVSQQQQAPALVVSQQQQAPAPVVSQQQQAPAPVVSQQQQAPAPVVSQQQQASAPVVSQQQQAPAPVVSQQPQAPAPVVSQQQQAPAPVVSQQQQASAPVVSQQQQAPAPVVSQQQQAPAPVVSQQQQASAPVVSQQQQAPAPVVSQQQQASAPVVSQQQEAPAPVVSQQQEAPAPVVSQQQKAPAPVVSQQQQASAPVVSQQQQASAP; this is translated from the exons ATGAAAATTTACAAGAGCGGGAAATGGACACAGGTGAAACAGGTGGTAATCCGTCAATACGTTTGTGCTGACATTTTGTTGGAATTCCTGGAAAACAAGTTAGATATAGCACCGGGCGAGATCACAATTAACCGCGCTCACAGGTTAGGATTtagaaattttcaaagaaaaggtAGCAGGCCTATCATTGTTAACTTCCGTGATCATGCTGATGTGGTCCTGATTATGAGCCGTACAAATCGTCTGAAAGGTAGTACCATTTCGACAGATTATGACTTCCCGATTGAAATACAAGAGGCGCGGTCTAGATTATGGCCATCTTATAAACAATATCAATCTCTGAACAAATATTCGAAGGTGAAAATAGTGTATCCGGCGAAACTTCTAGTTGATGGTGTAGTAGTGCGTGATGAAATGCCAGACTGGGACCAGTGTATAAGGAATTCACGATTACCAAACATTAGCTATATATCGAATAATGCCGGAAGACACTCAAACTCACAATATGCAAATGCAGTACCTGAAAATCCTATACCGCAAGTCCAGCCGAACCCGGCTTCGCATATTGTGCATCCCACAAATGGACAGTTTATGTCTCAGACGAACAGTTATTCAGGTGAAACTCTGATAAATGATACCAGAATGACTAATACAAACCAGGCAGTACCTAATTTTCCCCAACAGTCGCAGCCATACCCTCCCCTACAGACTTTACCTAATGTCCCACAGTATGTACCCCATATGCAAGCCCAGAGAATGCCCGTGAATTATGTCCCTGTAGCCCCAGATATGTCAGCTAGCCCCAACATGTGCAATCTACTACTTCCCGATGAACATGACACGCGTTTAACACATGTTCATTCTATGGCTCAGCAGACCCACCTGTGCAATACTGCCCGTACAGAAGAATTACAGGCCCATGTTCGAGCCAGTATTATACCTTCAATATCCCCTCAGCAAATACATGCAAATTTCCCTGTAGTATTACAGCAAGGACAGCCTCAGCAACAATCCCCAGCCCCTGTTGTATCACAGCAGCAACAAGCCCCTGCCCCTGTTGTATCACAGCAGCAACAAGCCTCTGCTCCTGTTGTATCACAACAGCAACAAGCCCCTGCCCCTGTTGTATCTCAACAGCAACAAGCCCCTGCCCCTGTTGTATCTCAACAGCAACAAGCCTCTGCTCCTGTTGTATCACAACAGCAACAAGCCCCTGCCCCTGTTGTATCACAACAGCAACAAGCCTTTGCTCCTGTTGTATCACAACACCAACAAGCCCCTGCCCCTGTTGTATCACAACAGCAACAAGCCTCTGCTCCTGTTGTATCACAACAGCAACAAACCCCTGCCCCTGTTGTATCTCAACAGCAACAAGCCCCTGCCCCTGTTGTATCTCAACAGCAACAAGCCTCTGCTCCTGTTGTATCACAACAGCAACAAGCCCCTGCCCCTGTTGTATCACAACAGCAACAAGCCCCTGCCCCTGTTGTATCACAGCAGCAACAAGCCTCTGCTCCTGTTGTATCACAACAGCAACAAGCCCCTGCCCCTGTTGTATCACAACAGCAACAAGCCTCTGCTCCTGTTGTATCTCAACAGCAAGAAGCCCCTGCCCCTGTTGTATCTCAACAGCAACAAGCCTCTGCTCCTGTTGTATCCCAACAGCAAGAAGCCCCTGCCCCTGTTGTATCTCAACAGCAACAAGCCTCTGCTCCGGTT CAACAAGCCCCTGCCCCTGTTGTATCTCAACAGCAACAAGCCCCTGCCCCTGTTGTATCACAACAGCAACAAGCCTCTGCTCCTGTTGTATCTCAACAGCAACAAGCCCCTGCCCTTGTTGTATCTCAACAGCAACAAGCCCCTGCCCCTGTTGTATCTCAACAGCAACAAGCCCCTGCCCCTGTTGTATCTCAACAGCAACAAGCCCCTGCCCCTGTTGTATCACAACAGCAACAAGCCTCTGCTCCTGTTGTATCTCAACAGCAACAAGCCCCTGCCCCTGTTGTATCTCAACAGCCACAAGCCCCTGCCCCTGTTGTATCTCAACAGCAACAAGCCCCTGCCCCTGTTGTATCACAACAGCAACAAGCCTCTGCTCCTGTTGTATCACAACAGCAACAAGCCCCTGCCCCTGTTGTATCTCAACAGCAACAAGCCCCTGCCCCTGTTGTATCTCAACAGCAACAAGCCTCTGCTCCTGTTGTATCACAACAGCAACAAGCCCCAGCCCCTGTTGTATCTCAACAGCAACAAGCCTCTGCTCCTGTTGTATCACAACAGCAAGAAGCCCCTGCCCCTGTTGTATCTCAACAGCAAGAAGCCCCTGCCCCTGTTGTATCACAACAGCAAAAAGCCCCAGCCCCTGTTGTATCTCAACAGCAACAAGCCTCTGCTCCTGTTGTATCACAACAGCAACAAGCCTCTGCTCCCTAG